From one Notolabrus celidotus isolate fNotCel1 chromosome 2, fNotCel1.pri, whole genome shotgun sequence genomic stretch:
- the ivns1abpa gene encoding influenza virus NS1A-binding protein homolog A isoform X2 yields the protein MIPNGYLIFEDESFLDSTVAKMNALRKSGQFCDVRLQVCGHELMAHRAVLACCSPYLFEIFNSDNEPHGVSHVTFEDLDPEAVEILLNYAYTAQLKADKELVKEVYSAARRFKMERVKQICGDYLLSKIDSQNAISLRNFASSMGDARVLAKVDVFIQDHLLEVSEQEDFLKLPRLKLEVMLEDNLTLPSNGKLYSKVLSWVQRSLWENGDQLERLMEEKKPVRESAQRQMSCSSSGSLSPSKQAANAPKLTARREWKYIASEKTTNNTYLCLAVLDGVLCVIFLHGRSSPQTSPSATPCLMKSLSFEAQPEDLEEQPLSPMHYARSGLGTAALNGRLIAAGGYNREECLRTVECYDPKEDRWTFIAPMRTPRARFQMAELMGQLYVIGGSNGHSDELSCGERYDPHADEWAQVPELRTNRCNAGVCSLNNKLYVVGGSDPCGQKGLKNCDAFDPVTKTWSNCASLNIRRHQAAVCELEGFMYVIGGAESWNCLNTVERYNPENNTWTLIAPMNVARRGAAVTIHEGKLFVVGGFDGSHALRCVEVYDPARNDWRMLGGMTSSRSNAGVAMLGETIYAVGGFDGNEFLNTIEVYNPEKDEWNDCTQTPSPLSD from the exons ATGATTCCCAACGGCTATTTGATCTTTGAGGATGAGAGTTTCCTGGATTCTACCGTGGCCAAAATGAACGCTCTGAGAAAGAGTGGTCAGTTCTGTGACGTTAGACTGCAG GTGTGTGGTCATGAGCTTATGGCTCACCGTGCTGTTCTGGCTTGCTGCAGTCCCTACCTGTTTGAGATCTTTAACAGTGACAATGAGCCTCACGGAGTCTCACATGTCACCTTTGAAGACTTGGACCCAGAGGCTGTAGAGATCTTGCTCAACTATGCCTACACTGCCCA GTTGAAGGCTGACAAGGAGCTGGTGAAGGAGGTTTACTCTGCAGCCAGAAGGTTCAAGATGGAGCGGGTCAAACAg ATTTGTGGCGACTACCTGCTGTCTAAAATCGATTCCCAGAACGCCATCTCTTTACGTAACTTTGCCAGCTCTATGGGAGACGCCAGAGTTTTGGCCAAGGTGGACGTCTTCATCCAGGACCATCTTCTGGAAGTGTCTGAACAGGAGGACTTCCTCAAACTTCCCCGCCTTAAG ttaGAAGTAATGCTAGAAGACAACCTGACTCTGCCCAGCAACGGCAAGCTCTACTCCAAGGTGCTCAGCTGGGTGCAGCGGAGCCTTTGGGAGAACGGAGACCAACTGGAACGACTCATGGAGGAG AAGAAACCGGTGCGAGAGAGTGCCCAGAGACAGATGAGCTGCAGCTCCTCAGGAAGCCTGTCGCCCTCCAAACAAGCAGCTAATGCCCCCAAACTGACGGCCAGGAGAGAGTGGAAGTACATCGCCTCTGAGAAGACCACAA ACAACACCTACCTGTGTCTGGCCGTGCTGGACGGCGTGTTGTGTGTGATCTTCTTGCACGGCCGCAGCAGCCCTCAGACCTCTCCCTCTGCCACCCCCTGCCTGATGAAGAGCCTCAGCTTCGAGGCCCAGCCCGAGGACCTGGAGGAGCAGCCGCTGTCACCAATGCACTATGCTCGCTCCGGCCTGGGAACTGCAGCTCTGAATGGGAGACTCATCGCAGCAG GAGGCTACAACAGAGAGGAGTGTCTGAGGACTGTGGAGTGTTACGACCCCAAAGAGGACCGCTGGACTTTCATCGCTCCCATGCGGACTCCGAGGGCTCGATTCCAGATGGCTGAGCTGATG GGTCAGCTGTACGTGATCGGAGGCTCCAACGGACATTCTGATGAGCTGAGCTGCGGGGAGAGGTACGATCCACACGCCGATGAATGGGCTCAAGTGCCAGAGCTGAGGACCAACCGCTGCAACGCAG GAGTCTGCTCATTAAACAACAAGCTCTACGTGGTGGGAGGGTCAGACCCCTGTGGGCAGAAGGGCCTGAAGAACTGTGATGCTTTTGACCCTGTGACAAAAACCTGGTCCAACTGCGCCTCTCTTAACATCC GGAGGCACCAGGCTGCGGTGTGCGAGTTGGAAGGCTTCATGTACGTGATCGGAGGAGCAGAGTCGTGGAACTGTCTGAACACTGTGGAACGTTACAACCCGGAGAACAACACGTGGACCCTGATCGCCCCCATGAACGTGGCTCGCAGGGGAGCTGCTGTCACCATCCACGAAG GCAAACTGTTTGTCGTTGGCGGTTTCGACGGCTCCCACGCGCTCCGCTGTGTGGAGGTGTACGACCCCGCCCGAAACGACTGGAGGATGCTGGGTGGCATGACATCATCACGCAGCAACGCCGGTGTGGCCATGCTGGGGGAGACCATCTACGCTGTGGGCGGCTTCGACGGCAACGAGTTCCTCAACACGATTGAGGTGTACAACCCAGAGAAGGACGAGTGGAACGACTGCACCCAGACCCCGTCTCCCCTCTCTGactga
- the ivns1abpa gene encoding influenza virus NS1A-binding protein homolog A isoform X1: MIPNGYLIFEDESFLDSTVAKMNALRKSGQFCDVRLQVCGHELMAHRAVLACCSPYLFEIFNSDNEPHGVSHVTFEDLDPEAVEILLNYAYTAQLKADKELVKEVYSAARRFKMERVKQICGDYLLSKIDSQNAISLRNFASSMGDARVLAKVDVFIQDHLLEVSEQEDFLKLPRLKLEVMLEDNLTLPSNGKLYSKVLSWVQRSLWENGDQLERLMEEVQTLYYSPDHKLVDGGLVIEGHSEVFGGEEDYLQFVQKKPVRESAQRQMSCSSSGSLSPSKQAANAPKLTARREWKYIASEKTTNNTYLCLAVLDGVLCVIFLHGRSSPQTSPSATPCLMKSLSFEAQPEDLEEQPLSPMHYARSGLGTAALNGRLIAAGGYNREECLRTVECYDPKEDRWTFIAPMRTPRARFQMAELMGQLYVIGGSNGHSDELSCGERYDPHADEWAQVPELRTNRCNAGVCSLNNKLYVVGGSDPCGQKGLKNCDAFDPVTKTWSNCASLNIRRHQAAVCELEGFMYVIGGAESWNCLNTVERYNPENNTWTLIAPMNVARRGAAVTIHEGKLFVVGGFDGSHALRCVEVYDPARNDWRMLGGMTSSRSNAGVAMLGETIYAVGGFDGNEFLNTIEVYNPEKDEWNDCTQTPSPLSD, encoded by the exons ATGATTCCCAACGGCTATTTGATCTTTGAGGATGAGAGTTTCCTGGATTCTACCGTGGCCAAAATGAACGCTCTGAGAAAGAGTGGTCAGTTCTGTGACGTTAGACTGCAG GTGTGTGGTCATGAGCTTATGGCTCACCGTGCTGTTCTGGCTTGCTGCAGTCCCTACCTGTTTGAGATCTTTAACAGTGACAATGAGCCTCACGGAGTCTCACATGTCACCTTTGAAGACTTGGACCCAGAGGCTGTAGAGATCTTGCTCAACTATGCCTACACTGCCCA GTTGAAGGCTGACAAGGAGCTGGTGAAGGAGGTTTACTCTGCAGCCAGAAGGTTCAAGATGGAGCGGGTCAAACAg ATTTGTGGCGACTACCTGCTGTCTAAAATCGATTCCCAGAACGCCATCTCTTTACGTAACTTTGCCAGCTCTATGGGAGACGCCAGAGTTTTGGCCAAGGTGGACGTCTTCATCCAGGACCATCTTCTGGAAGTGTCTGAACAGGAGGACTTCCTCAAACTTCCCCGCCTTAAG ttaGAAGTAATGCTAGAAGACAACCTGACTCTGCCCAGCAACGGCAAGCTCTACTCCAAGGTGCTCAGCTGGGTGCAGCGGAGCCTTTGGGAGAACGGAGACCAACTGGAACGACTCATGGAGGAG GTACAAACACTGTACTACTCACCTGACCATAAGCTGGTGGATGGAGGGCTGGTGATTGAGGGGCACAGTGAGGTGTTTGGTGGCGAGGAGGACTACCTTCAGTTTGTGCAG AAGAAACCGGTGCGAGAGAGTGCCCAGAGACAGATGAGCTGCAGCTCCTCAGGAAGCCTGTCGCCCTCCAAACAAGCAGCTAATGCCCCCAAACTGACGGCCAGGAGAGAGTGGAAGTACATCGCCTCTGAGAAGACCACAA ACAACACCTACCTGTGTCTGGCCGTGCTGGACGGCGTGTTGTGTGTGATCTTCTTGCACGGCCGCAGCAGCCCTCAGACCTCTCCCTCTGCCACCCCCTGCCTGATGAAGAGCCTCAGCTTCGAGGCCCAGCCCGAGGACCTGGAGGAGCAGCCGCTGTCACCAATGCACTATGCTCGCTCCGGCCTGGGAACTGCAGCTCTGAATGGGAGACTCATCGCAGCAG GAGGCTACAACAGAGAGGAGTGTCTGAGGACTGTGGAGTGTTACGACCCCAAAGAGGACCGCTGGACTTTCATCGCTCCCATGCGGACTCCGAGGGCTCGATTCCAGATGGCTGAGCTGATG GGTCAGCTGTACGTGATCGGAGGCTCCAACGGACATTCTGATGAGCTGAGCTGCGGGGAGAGGTACGATCCACACGCCGATGAATGGGCTCAAGTGCCAGAGCTGAGGACCAACCGCTGCAACGCAG GAGTCTGCTCATTAAACAACAAGCTCTACGTGGTGGGAGGGTCAGACCCCTGTGGGCAGAAGGGCCTGAAGAACTGTGATGCTTTTGACCCTGTGACAAAAACCTGGTCCAACTGCGCCTCTCTTAACATCC GGAGGCACCAGGCTGCGGTGTGCGAGTTGGAAGGCTTCATGTACGTGATCGGAGGAGCAGAGTCGTGGAACTGTCTGAACACTGTGGAACGTTACAACCCGGAGAACAACACGTGGACCCTGATCGCCCCCATGAACGTGGCTCGCAGGGGAGCTGCTGTCACCATCCACGAAG GCAAACTGTTTGTCGTTGGCGGTTTCGACGGCTCCCACGCGCTCCGCTGTGTGGAGGTGTACGACCCCGCCCGAAACGACTGGAGGATGCTGGGTGGCATGACATCATCACGCAGCAACGCCGGTGTGGCCATGCTGGGGGAGACCATCTACGCTGTGGGCGGCTTCGACGGCAACGAGTTCCTCAACACGATTGAGGTGTACAACCCAGAGAAGGACGAGTGGAACGACTGCACCCAGACCCCGTCTCCCCTCTCTGactga